A part of Solibacillus sp. FSL H8-0538 genomic DNA contains:
- the gcvPB gene encoding aminomethyl-transferring glycine dehydrogenase subunit GcvPB: MLNENQSLIFEITKEGRVGYNLEPLDVPDFDLADLLPEGLVRAEAAELPEVSELDIMRHYTALSRRNHGVDSGFYPLGSCTMKYNPKINESVARYSGFANVHPLQDESTVQGAMELLYELQTSLVEITGMDEVTLQPAAGAHGEWTALMMIRAFHEANGEGHRNKVIVPDSAHGTNPASASVAGFETITVKSNEDGLVDLEDLRRVIGEDTAALMLTNPNTLGLFEENILDMAAMIHDVGGKVYYDGANLNAVMSKARPGDMGFDCVHLNLHKTFTGPHGGGGPGSGPVGVKADLIPYLPKPVLVKLEDGTFHFDYNRPQSIGRVKPYYGNFGINVRAYTYIRSMGPDGLKAVTEYAVLNANYMMRRLEEHFDLPYNRHCKHEFVLSGRRQKKLGVRTLDIAKRLLDFGYHPPTVYFPLNVEEGIMIEPTETESKETLDAFCDAMIQIAKETIENPAIVQEAPHTTVVNRLDETRAARTPILRYTKQEA, encoded by the coding sequence ATGCTTAACGAAAACCAATCACTCATTTTTGAAATCACAAAAGAAGGCCGTGTAGGTTATAACCTAGAGCCGCTTGATGTGCCAGATTTCGATCTAGCAGACCTTTTACCAGAAGGTTTAGTACGCGCAGAAGCTGCTGAACTTCCAGAAGTTTCAGAGCTTGATATTATGCGTCATTACACAGCATTATCACGTCGTAACCACGGTGTAGACTCAGGCTTCTATCCACTTGGTTCTTGTACGATGAAATACAATCCAAAAATTAATGAATCGGTTGCACGCTACTCAGGCTTTGCAAATGTTCACCCATTACAAGATGAGTCAACAGTTCAAGGGGCAATGGAGCTTCTTTATGAGCTACAAACATCTCTAGTAGAAATTACGGGTATGGATGAAGTAACATTACAACCAGCTGCAGGGGCACATGGTGAGTGGACAGCGTTAATGATGATTCGTGCGTTCCATGAAGCAAACGGAGAAGGTCACCGTAACAAAGTGATTGTTCCAGACTCAGCACACGGTACAAATCCAGCATCTGCATCTGTAGCAGGCTTTGAAACAATTACAGTAAAATCAAACGAAGATGGCTTAGTTGATCTTGAAGACTTACGCCGCGTAATCGGTGAAGATACAGCAGCGCTTATGCTAACAAACCCGAACACACTTGGTTTATTTGAGGAAAACATTCTAGATATGGCTGCAATGATTCACGATGTAGGTGGTAAAGTTTACTATGACGGCGCGAACTTAAACGCTGTAATGAGTAAAGCACGTCCTGGTGATATGGGCTTTGACTGCGTACACTTAAACTTACACAAAACATTTACAGGTCCTCATGGCGGTGGTGGTCCGGGTTCTGGTCCAGTTGGCGTAAAGGCAGACTTAATTCCGTACCTACCAAAACCAGTACTTGTTAAGTTAGAAGATGGCACGTTCCACTTCGATTACAATCGTCCGCAATCTATCGGACGCGTAAAGCCATATTACGGCAACTTTGGTATTAATGTTCGTGCATACACGTACATCCGCTCAATGGGTCCAGATGGTCTTAAAGCGGTAACGGAATATGCAGTATTAAATGCCAACTACATGATGCGTCGTTTAGAAGAGCATTTCGATCTTCCATACAACCGTCACTGTAAGCATGAATTTGTATTATCAGGTCGTCGTCAGAAAAAACTTGGCGTGCGTACTCTTGATATTGCAAAACGCTTGTTAGACTTTGGCTACCATCCACCAACAGTGTACTTCCCGTTAAACGTGGAAGAAGGTATTATGATCGAGCCGACTGAAACAGAATCAAAAGAAACACTAGATGCATTCTGTGACGCAATGATTCAAATCGCAAAAGAAACGATTGAGAATCCTGCAATTGTACAAGAAGCACCCCATACAACGGTTGTGAATCGTTTAGACGAAACACGAGCTGCTCGTACACCGATTCTTCGTTATACAAAGCAAGAAGCATAG
- a CDS encoding type II secretion system protein, translated as MNEHGISFMETILAVVILFLLTSALIPMTHQLRTTLHNKKLEVHASEVALNGALVAQQYGEQAGAQFIDDVVYTWSYDRGVICIRFENIHEERQKCVYQNGDPT; from the coding sequence TTGAATGAGCATGGAATTTCCTTCATGGAAACAATTTTGGCTGTTGTAATTTTATTTCTGCTGACAAGTGCTCTAATCCCGATGACGCACCAGTTGCGCACTACACTGCATAATAAAAAACTAGAAGTGCATGCGAGTGAGGTTGCTCTAAACGGTGCATTAGTTGCACAGCAATACGGTGAACAAGCAGGCGCGCAGTTTATAGATGATGTTGTCTATACGTGGTCGTATGATCGTGGTGTAATCTGTATACGATTTGAAAATATACATGAGGAACGACAAAAATGCGTATACCAAAACGGCGATCCTACTTAG
- a CDS encoding RNA polymerase sigma factor yields MRRRTYDEHYDSVFKYILYLTGNIDLTHDLLQETFYRFFKQDFVKKERALLIKTARNLVYDHFRKKRILSFISLKEDKRVDEQPLPDEIVERGEEVAVLYRALQQIKLSYRESVVLRYIEELSVKEVAIALGCSEAQVKNNTARGLKALRQVMEGGEDDA; encoded by the coding sequence GTGCGGCGTCGGACGTATGATGAACATTACGATTCCGTATTTAAATACATACTTTATTTAACCGGCAATATCGATTTAACACATGACTTATTGCAGGAAACCTTTTATCGTTTTTTCAAGCAGGATTTTGTAAAAAAAGAACGTGCATTATTAATTAAAACTGCGCGCAATCTCGTTTATGATCATTTCCGTAAAAAGCGGATTTTATCGTTTATTTCACTAAAGGAAGATAAACGTGTAGATGAGCAGCCATTACCAGATGAGATTGTAGAACGGGGTGAGGAAGTAGCTGTATTGTACAGGGCCCTTCAACAAATTAAATTATCCTACAGAGAATCAGTCGTACTACGTTATATAGAAGAACTATCTGTAAAAGAAGTAGCTATAGCTCTTGGTTGCAGTGAAGCACAGGTGAAAAATAATACTGCGCGGGGCTTAAAGGCACTACGTCAAGTGATGGAAGGTGGGGAAGACGATGCGTGA
- the comGF gene encoding competence type IV pilus minor pilin ComGF, whose amino-acid sequence MRIPKRRSYLGDAGYTFIEAVFQLIVFMLFAQIVILIIMWFTQFQTIDKMKDQINWELFVFDVNQYLLHSKEFELLSRGAGIKVNAHMFGEQKIYIIEKSEKHIRKASTLGGNEIMLGFVDSATFSVNGNELLLQVTMKNGVKRERIFIVPTTSK is encoded by the coding sequence ATGCGTATACCAAAACGGCGATCCTACTTAGGCGATGCGGGATATACATTCATTGAAGCAGTTTTTCAGCTAATTGTATTTATGTTATTCGCACAAATTGTTATTTTAATTATTATGTGGTTTACTCAATTTCAAACAATCGACAAGATGAAGGATCAAATTAACTGGGAGCTCTTTGTATTTGACGTGAATCAGTATTTACTCCACTCAAAAGAATTCGAGCTACTGAGTAGAGGCGCTGGGATTAAAGTGAATGCACATATGTTTGGTGAGCAAAAAATATATATTATCGAAAAATCAGAAAAGCATATTCGCAAAGCATCGACTTTAGGGGGCAATGAAATTATGCTTGGCTTTGTTGATTCTGCGACGTTTTCAGTTAATGGAAATGAGCTACTGCTGCAAGTTACGATGAAAAATGGTGTGAAAAGGGAGAGGATCTTTATTGTCCCAACTACTAGCAAATGA
- the gcvPA gene encoding aminomethyl-transferring glycine dehydrogenase subunit GcvPA — protein MNHRYLPMTEQDKKEMLELIGVSSVDELFADIPEQVRFEGLYNIKAAKSESALAKELSSLAAKNKDTDTNVSFLGAGVYNHYKPVIVDHVISRSEFYTAYTPYQPEISQGELQAIFEFQTMIAELTGMDLANSSMYDGGTALAEAGMLAAGHTRRKKLLVSGAVHPEYKDVVATYAYGQSIEIVTIPTKDGVTDVEALKGLVDDQTAGVIVQYPNFFGQVEQLQTLADITHEVKGLFIVSSNPLALGVLTPPGKVGADITVGDAQVFGIAEAFGGPHCGFFAVTNKLMRKVPGRLVGETVDQDGRRGYVLTLQAREQHIRRDKATSNICSNQALLALAASVAMTALGKQGMQEMAKQNIVKTRYAKNAFEAAGFTVAYQGAHFNEIVVKTNASVTAINKTLIEKGIIGGFDLGRVYPELENHALIAVTELRTKEEIDALVAEMGAYNA, from the coding sequence ATGAATCATCGTTATTTACCTATGACGGAACAAGATAAAAAAGAAATGTTAGAGCTTATCGGCGTTTCTTCAGTAGATGAGTTATTCGCAGACATTCCGGAGCAAGTTCGCTTCGAAGGACTTTACAATATTAAGGCTGCAAAATCAGAATCAGCGTTAGCGAAGGAATTATCAAGCCTGGCTGCTAAAAATAAAGATACTGATACAAACGTATCATTTTTAGGTGCAGGTGTTTATAACCACTATAAACCAGTTATTGTGGACCATGTCATTTCACGTTCTGAGTTTTACACTGCGTATACACCCTACCAACCAGAAATTTCTCAAGGGGAATTACAAGCAATTTTTGAATTCCAAACGATGATTGCAGAACTTACTGGTATGGACCTTGCAAACTCATCAATGTACGATGGAGGTACAGCACTTGCTGAAGCAGGAATGCTTGCTGCTGGTCATACACGCCGCAAGAAGCTTTTAGTATCTGGGGCTGTTCATCCAGAATATAAAGACGTTGTTGCTACATATGCATACGGCCAATCAATTGAAATCGTAACAATCCCGACAAAAGATGGCGTTACGGACGTTGAAGCACTTAAAGGCTTAGTAGATGATCAAACTGCTGGTGTAATCGTGCAGTATCCGAACTTCTTCGGTCAAGTAGAACAATTACAAACGCTTGCTGACATTACACACGAAGTAAAAGGATTATTTATCGTTTCTTCTAATCCTTTAGCACTTGGCGTATTAACACCTCCTGGGAAAGTAGGAGCTGATATTACAGTTGGGGATGCACAGGTCTTCGGTATCGCAGAAGCGTTCGGTGGTCCGCACTGTGGATTCTTCGCTGTTACGAATAAATTAATGCGTAAAGTTCCAGGACGTCTTGTTGGTGAAACAGTTGACCAAGATGGCCGTCGTGGGTATGTATTAACATTACAAGCACGTGAGCAGCATATCCGTCGTGATAAAGCAACTTCTAATATTTGTTCGAACCAAGCATTACTTGCACTTGCTGCATCAGTTGCGATGACAGCTCTTGGTAAACAAGGCATGCAAGAAATGGCGAAGCAAAATATCGTAAAAACGCGCTATGCAAAAAATGCATTTGAAGCGGCGGGCTTTACAGTAGCTTACCAAGGCGCTCACTTCAACGAAATCGTTGTTAAAACAAACGCTTCTGTAACTGCTATTAATAAAACATTAATCGAAAAAGGCATTATTGGTGGATTTGACTTAGGTCGCGTTTATCCAGAGCTTGAAAATCATGCGTTAATCGCAGTTACAGAATTACGTACAAAAGAAGAAATCGATGCACTAGTTGCAGAAATGGGGGCTTATAATGCTTAA
- the gcvT gene encoding glycine cleavage system aminomethyltransferase GcvT has product MGNELKRTPLFDEYAKYGGKTIDFGGWELPVQFSSIKEEHDAVRNRAGLFDVSHMGEVFVEGPGALDYLQKLLSNDISKIAIGGAQYSAMCYENGGVVDDLLTYRLDETRYLLCVNAANIEKDFAWMQEHAEGDVVITNKSDEFAQIALQGPLAEEVLQTLTDTDLSAIRYFKFQDGVDVAGHKVLVSRSGYTGEDGFEIYGAPVAIVDLWNKILDAGKDKGVVATGLGARDTLRFEACLPLYGQELSKDISPLEAGIGFAVKLQKETKFIGQDALIAQKEAGLPRKSVGIEMIDKGIPRHGYKVFKDGVEIGEVTTGTQSPMTKRNIGLALIDAKFAEVGIELEVEIRNKFAKVVTVETPFYKRTK; this is encoded by the coding sequence ATGGGAAATGAATTAAAACGCACACCACTTTTTGACGAATATGCAAAATACGGTGGCAAAACGATTGATTTTGGCGGCTGGGAATTACCAGTACAATTTTCTTCGATTAAAGAAGAGCATGATGCTGTAAGAAACCGCGCGGGTCTTTTCGATGTATCACATATGGGTGAAGTTTTCGTTGAAGGTCCTGGAGCACTAGATTACTTACAAAAGCTATTATCAAATGACATTTCAAAAATTGCAATTGGCGGTGCACAATATAGTGCAATGTGCTATGAAAATGGTGGGGTTGTCGACGATCTTTTAACATATCGTTTAGATGAAACGCGCTACTTATTATGTGTCAATGCAGCAAATATTGAGAAAGATTTTGCGTGGATGCAAGAGCATGCAGAGGGTGATGTTGTTATCACGAATAAATCTGATGAATTTGCACAAATTGCGCTGCAAGGACCACTTGCAGAGGAAGTCCTTCAAACATTAACGGACACAGATTTATCCGCAATTCGCTACTTTAAATTCCAAGATGGCGTTGACGTTGCAGGTCATAAAGTATTAGTTTCTCGCAGCGGCTATACAGGTGAAGATGGTTTTGAAATTTACGGAGCACCAGTTGCAATCGTGGATCTATGGAACAAAATTCTAGATGCAGGTAAAGATAAAGGTGTTGTTGCTACAGGTCTTGGAGCACGTGATACATTACGTTTTGAAGCATGTTTACCGCTTTATGGACAAGAATTATCAAAAGATATTTCACCGCTTGAAGCTGGTATCGGGTTTGCAGTAAAGCTTCAAAAAGAAACAAAGTTCATCGGTCAAGACGCACTAATTGCACAAAAAGAAGCAGGCCTTCCGCGCAAATCGGTTGGTATTGAGATGATTGACAAAGGTATACCACGTCACGGCTACAAAGTATTTAAAGACGGCGTAGAAATCGGAGAAGTAACTACAGGTACACAATCTCCTATGACGAAACGTAACATCGGTCTAGCATTAATTGATGCAAAATTTGCGGAAGTAGGAATTGAGTTAGAAGTTGAAATACGTAACAAATTCGCGAAAGTAGTAACAGTGGAAACTCCATTTTATAAGCGTACCAAATAA
- a CDS encoding TSUP family transporter codes for MEIDIITVALLILFGFLGAFLNSIVGGGGLITLPALLFVGLPPTTAIATNKLAASMGNLTSMLTFLRAGKIDIKLLGPILPLVFGGSMLGAWTVHFISPDLLKPLVLVMLVVVLIYTLYKKDWGSIEKRKEMTKKSSILFFGALVVIGFYDGFLGPGTGSFIIFLFLMMGFDFLQASGNAKLLNFISNLAALIMFIILGAVNFTYGFIMGFAMIIGAFCGAKFALGRGTKYVRLLFIVVTSLLIAKNAYDFFVK; via the coding sequence ATGGAAATTGATATTATTACAGTTGCACTACTTATATTATTCGGCTTTTTAGGGGCTTTTCTGAACTCCATCGTTGGCGGTGGTGGACTAATTACACTGCCTGCCCTACTATTTGTCGGCTTGCCTCCAACTACTGCCATTGCAACAAATAAACTTGCAGCATCAATGGGAAATTTAACAAGCATGCTAACGTTTCTGCGCGCTGGGAAAATTGATATAAAACTGCTTGGACCTATTTTACCGCTCGTATTCGGTGGTTCAATGCTCGGTGCCTGGACAGTACATTTCATTTCACCTGATTTATTAAAGCCACTTGTGCTCGTTATGCTGGTCGTCGTGCTCATTTATACGCTATATAAAAAAGATTGGGGAAGCATTGAAAAGCGCAAAGAGATGACGAAAAAAAGTAGCATCCTTTTTTTCGGTGCACTCGTTGTCATCGGCTTCTACGACGGCTTTTTAGGACCGGGTACGGGGTCGTTTATTATTTTTCTCTTTCTTATGATGGGCTTTGACTTTCTGCAAGCTTCCGGTAATGCGAAGCTTCTGAATTTCATAAGTAATCTAGCTGCACTTATAATGTTTATCATACTTGGTGCAGTAAATTTTACATACGGTTTTATTATGGGCTTTGCGATGATTATTGGGGCATTTTGCGGGGCGAAATTTGCACTCGGGCGCGGTACAAAATATGTCCGTTTACTTTTTATCGTCGTGACAAGCTTGCTTATTGCAAAAAATGCATATGATTTTTTTGTAAAATAG
- a CDS encoding vitamin B12-dependent ribonucleotide reductase, which yields MVVLNNQTTILVDQLNKDIEQFKQVHPITPDMHLTHKGVSRLVMIDRYSFKDTEKKTLKPGDFVVLTVKEDPKFPARGLGYIQSINQQTKKAKILIEEDYRHVLEGVEQETGVIERALDIIEKPLEIYYEQIAKRNATGLATVEKTPEKQQEWFEKFYEQLVSLKFIPAGRVIYGAGSETDVTFFNCYVMPFVADSREGISDHRKQVMEIMSRGGGVGTNGSTLRPRNTLARGVNGKSSGSVSWLDDIAKLTHLVEQGGSRRGAQMIMLADWHPDIVEFIISKMQNPRILRYLIENTSDESIMRIAKEKLKFKPLTAQEEAMYQSIVNYKNIPGYGGFDEGIIREAETKLRDGGNYSVHNSEFLTGANISVTLTKEFMEAVENDEDFELRFPDVANYSPEEMKIYNEKWHEVGDVREWEKLGYAVRTYRTIKAKELWNLVNVCATYAAEPGIFFIDNANDMTNAKAYGQQVVATNPCGEQPLAPYSVCNLAAVNLAQFANKELKTVDFDALRETVKVGVRMQDNVIDATPYFLEDNKTQALGERRVGLGVMGLADLLIYCEKEYGSEEGNKLVNEIFETIGTAAYEQSIELGKERGSFPFLQGETEAETARLRQAFINTGFMKKMPAHIREGVLENGIRNSHLLTVAPTGSTGTMVGVATGLEPYFSFTYYRSGRLGKFIEVKAEIVKEYLDANPGTDEQNLPHWFKSSMQLSAEAHADVQCIIQNWIDSSISKTVNAPKGYGVEQVQQVYERLYKGGAKGGTVYVDGSRDSQVLTLKAEEANSDEQLTFEEDLGRDDAKQRPVVLVDTIAPLAQTNVTIGSEVGNTCPVCRQGTVEEMGGCNTCTNCGAQLKCGL from the coding sequence ATGGTAGTGTTAAATAATCAAACAACCATCCTCGTGGACCAATTAAACAAGGACATCGAGCAATTCAAACAAGTACATCCGATTACACCGGATATGCATCTTACGCATAAAGGGGTATCACGTCTTGTCATGATCGATCGCTACTCGTTTAAGGACACGGAAAAGAAAACATTAAAGCCAGGCGACTTTGTCGTACTGACAGTGAAGGAAGATCCAAAATTCCCTGCACGCGGCTTAGGGTATATTCAGTCTATTAACCAACAAACTAAAAAAGCGAAAATTTTAATCGAGGAAGATTATCGTCATGTGTTAGAAGGCGTCGAGCAAGAAACGGGTGTCATCGAACGCGCACTTGATATTATCGAGAAACCTCTTGAAATTTATTATGAGCAAATTGCAAAACGTAATGCAACAGGCTTAGCAACTGTTGAAAAAACGCCTGAAAAACAACAAGAGTGGTTCGAGAAATTTTACGAGCAGCTTGTAAGCTTGAAATTCATTCCTGCTGGACGTGTGATTTATGGAGCAGGCTCAGAAACCGATGTAACATTCTTTAACTGTTATGTCATGCCATTTGTAGCTGACTCACGCGAAGGAATTAGTGATCACCGTAAGCAAGTAATGGAAATTATGAGCCGTGGTGGTGGGGTCGGTACGAATGGTAGTACGCTTCGTCCGCGCAACACATTAGCACGTGGTGTAAATGGTAAATCATCTGGCTCGGTATCATGGTTAGATGATATCGCCAAACTGACGCACCTTGTTGAACAAGGTGGATCGCGCAGGGGCGCTCAAATGATAATGTTAGCGGACTGGCATCCTGATATCGTGGAATTTATTATTTCGAAAATGCAAAACCCTCGTATTTTGCGTTATCTGATTGAAAATACATCAGATGAGTCAATCATGCGTATTGCAAAAGAAAAGTTGAAATTTAAACCTTTAACAGCGCAAGAAGAGGCAATGTATCAAAGTATTGTAAATTACAAAAATATTCCAGGTTATGGCGGTTTTGACGAAGGAATTATTCGTGAAGCTGAAACAAAACTACGCGACGGTGGGAACTACTCAGTGCATAACTCAGAATTCTTAACGGGTGCGAACATTTCTGTAACATTAACAAAAGAGTTTATGGAAGCTGTTGAAAACGATGAAGACTTCGAGCTTCGTTTCCCAGACGTTGCCAACTATAGTCCAGAAGAAATGAAAATCTACAACGAAAAATGGCATGAAGTCGGCGATGTTCGTGAGTGGGAAAAACTAGGTTACGCGGTCCGCACATACCGTACAATTAAGGCAAAAGAACTTTGGAACTTAGTTAATGTATGTGCAACGTATGCAGCAGAGCCAGGCATTTTCTTCATCGACAACGCAAACGACATGACAAATGCAAAGGCATACGGGCAACAAGTAGTTGCGACGAACCCTTGCGGAGAGCAACCACTTGCACCTTATTCAGTGTGTAACTTGGCTGCGGTGAATTTAGCGCAGTTTGCAAATAAAGAGTTGAAAACAGTAGACTTCGACGCGCTACGTGAGACGGTAAAAGTCGGCGTGCGCATGCAAGATAACGTAATTGACGCAACGCCATATTTCCTTGAAGACAATAAAACGCAAGCACTAGGCGAGCGTCGTGTTGGCTTAGGGGTTATGGGACTTGCTGATTTACTAATCTACTGTGAAAAAGAATATGGTTCTGAAGAGGGCAACAAGCTCGTGAACGAAATTTTTGAAACGATTGGCACAGCAGCTTATGAGCAGTCTATTGAGCTTGGTAAAGAGCGCGGGAGCTTCCCATTCTTACAAGGTGAAACAGAGGCTGAGACCGCTCGTTTACGTCAAGCATTTATTAATACAGGCTTTATGAAGAAAATGCCTGCACATATTCGTGAAGGTGTTCTTGAAAACGGTATCCGTAACTCACACTTACTAACAGTAGCGCCAACAGGTTCAACTGGTACAATGGTTGGTGTGGCAACAGGTCTGGAGCCGTACTTCTCATTCACATATTACCGTTCAGGTCGCTTAGGTAAATTTATTGAGGTAAAAGCTGAAATCGTGAAAGAATATTTAGACGCGAACCCAGGTACAGATGAGCAAAACTTACCGCACTGGTTCAAATCATCAATGCAATTATCTGCTGAAGCGCATGCGGACGTACAGTGCATCATCCAAAATTGGATCGATTCATCGATTTCAAAAACAGTAAACGCACCAAAAGGCTACGGCGTTGAGCAAGTACAACAAGTGTACGAACGTCTATATAAAGGCGGCGCTAAAGGTGGTACAGTTTACGTAGACGGATCACGTGATTCACAAGTACTAACGCTAAAAGCAGAAGAAGCGAATTCAGATGAGCAATTAACATTTGAAGAAGATCTTGGCCGAGACGACGCAAAACAACGTCCAGTCGTGTTAGTAGATACGATTGCACCACTTGCACAAACAAACGTAACAATTGGTTCTGAAGTCGGCAACACATGCCCGGTATGCCGTCAAGGAACGGTAGAAGAAATGGGCGGCTGCAACACATGTACAAACTGTGGTGCACAGCTAAAATGTGGACTATAA
- a CDS encoding shikimate kinase yields the protein MRKIYLVGFMGCGKSAIGRRLSYFLKMPYYDMDHEIVRQQGMTIPEIFEKYGETHFRNIETEFLRSFRNESCIISTGGGVAMREENRRIMRRSGLVFFLDAKFDDIYMRIKNDKNRPIVQSSTKGELEQLYQHRKKFYRDAGHIQVLTENRSLRQIVEYIGFQVNRLKGE from the coding sequence ATGCGGAAAATATATTTAGTTGGATTTATGGGTTGTGGAAAAAGTGCGATTGGGAGAAGGTTAAGCTACTTTTTAAAAATGCCGTACTACGACATGGATCACGAAATAGTTAGACAGCAAGGAATGACGATACCGGAGATTTTTGAAAAATATGGGGAGACTCACTTTCGAAACATTGAAACTGAATTTTTACGCTCTTTCCGGAACGAATCGTGCATAATTTCAACAGGCGGCGGCGTAGCTATGCGAGAAGAAAATCGAAGAATTATGCGTCGTTCGGGACTAGTGTTCTTTTTGGATGCGAAATTTGACGATATTTATATGCGTATTAAAAATGATAAAAATCGTCCAATCGTTCAAAGCTCAACAAAGGGTGAATTAGAACAGCTGTATCAGCACAGAAAGAAATTTTATCGTGATGCTGGGCATATTCAAGTTTTAACGGAAAATCGCTCATTAAGACAAATTGTGGAATATATAGGTTTTCAAGTGAATCGTTTGAAAGGCGAATGA
- a CDS encoding rhodanese-like domain-containing protein, with protein MTILYTIAVILAAVIVYVLVNSFRLKKAVTNLTQEEFIQGYRKAQLIDLREQKEFEAGHILGARNIPTTQFGQRYKEVRPDLPVYLYCQNTGRSARAALLLKKKGYNQIYQLQGGFKTWTGKVKSKA; from the coding sequence GTGACAATACTTTACACAATTGCAGTCATCCTAGCTGCTGTCATCGTTTACGTTTTAGTGAACTCATTCCGCTTGAAAAAAGCTGTAACAAACTTAACTCAAGAAGAATTTATTCAAGGGTATCGTAAGGCACAACTAATCGACTTACGTGAACAAAAAGAGTTCGAGGCAGGACATATTTTAGGTGCTCGTAACATTCCAACAACGCAGTTCGGTCAACGTTACAAAGAAGTTCGCCCTGACCTACCTGTTTACCTGTATTGTCAAAATACAGGCCGTAGTGCACGTGCTGCGCTTTTACTAAAGAAAAAAGGCTATAACCAAATTTATCAGCTACAAGGTGGATTTAAAACCTGGACTGGTAAAGTAAAATCAAAAGCATAA
- a CDS encoding lipoate--protein ligase family protein → MDSTWYFINSGPCRASYNMALDEALLDWHSTGAIPPVIRFYEWNPATISIGYFQRAEKDINLEAVRAQGLGFVRRPTGGRAVLHDQELTYSIIVSENYPNMPQTVTEAYRVLSEGLLVGFQNLGLDAYFSVPETKEQRDDLKKPKSAVCFDAPSWYELVVEGKKVAGSAQTRQKGVILQHGAILLDLDEDKLLSVFNFSSPEAKERMRAKLPEKAVAMNRLVEQPLSVEQCVKAFHSGFEEALQIKLIPYELTAEQHQYVEQLEQTKYLTDEWNFKK, encoded by the coding sequence ATGGATTCAACGTGGTATTTTATTAATTCAGGTCCATGTCGTGCGTCATATAATATGGCACTAGACGAAGCATTACTCGATTGGCATAGTACAGGAGCGATTCCACCAGTCATTCGATTCTATGAATGGAACCCAGCCACAATATCAATTGGCTATTTTCAACGAGCGGAAAAAGATATAAATTTAGAAGCAGTACGAGCGCAAGGTTTAGGATTTGTACGTCGCCCTACAGGTGGTCGTGCGGTGCTACACGATCAGGAACTTACATATTCCATTATTGTGTCAGAAAACTATCCTAATATGCCGCAAACAGTAACAGAGGCGTATCGTGTGCTAAGTGAAGGATTATTAGTTGGCTTTCAAAATTTAGGACTTGATGCTTATTTTAGTGTACCGGAAACAAAAGAACAGCGAGATGATTTAAAAAAGCCAAAAAGTGCCGTATGCTTTGATGCACCGAGTTGGTATGAGCTTGTAGTTGAAGGCAAAAAAGTAGCAGGAAGTGCACAAACTCGTCAAAAAGGCGTGATATTACAACATGGTGCAATTTTACTTGATTTAGATGAAGATAAGTTATTGTCTGTATTTAATTTCTCTTCACCAGAAGCGAAAGAAAGAATGCGTGCAAAACTGCCTGAAAAAGCGGTCGCGATGAATCGTTTAGTCGAACAGCCGCTTTCTGTGGAGCAATGTGTTAAAGCCTTCCATTCAGGCTTTGAAGAAGCACTACAAATTAAGCTCATTCCTTATGAATTAACGGCGGAGCAGCATCAATATGTAGAACAACTTGAGCAAACAAAATACTTGACAGACGAATGGAATTTCAAAAAATAA